In Eriocheir sinensis breed Jianghai 21 chromosome 29, ASM2467909v1, whole genome shotgun sequence, a single genomic region encodes these proteins:
- the LOC127004929 gene encoding hornerin-like isoform X47: MLAILTSLFPLLAIASGCGEVGPRAEVVCYSAAPAPPPSLDPCQCTVVVVEGAGLAHDLQLTSDADFTSYTALKTANPRLKIVVSLGGSNVKGETFALLTSSVEAVANFTQGAATFLEAHWLDGIEVDWRWPTNGKDKEDLTTLVKVLRLVLDQKVHNVSRRAVTEAVTEAVTEQQEEEEETTTFTPLQEDDESFGVDYSVLESGSEYEATVQPPVDEEDYLTTITTTTTTTETPTTTTATTIPNSTSSTTTTTPSTSTSSSGWTFERKRGGGRGGRIRGVVRRRPLNQVTPGDEKKDAEDAEDKGRLLMVTLAPNPEYIVKGYDLKELSKVVDYFTLPTHNLTLGEQHVTFHPARLMGVADLQNADSLVDLAAGLGVPLDHLILTVPATAMSFTLQDATLTTPRSPAADTPTYMSYSEACKVMSGGNWTVERDNDLTAPYAFDNLTWVAFDDPSSVKVKSKYALLRGLAGVALRDVDQADHEDTCGYGPYPLLSMIYTTFTELARSPRRTVLNSLVEDLTHSPSVPSDLRTSPFRIVRVVDRSGDITAIREYSSNTRYQCSRQGYYRDPDDCSNFYRCAKFNQYVDDFTVFEYACPRGLVFDDRWEVCAWPSAAPPCDGSSEIFPVPKQKFICPGEGYFTDPENCRWFFACLDHYGNGTYTQYEFRCPFGLAYDEDNYMCNWPWLVNGCGQNGVGYLDLAPGAAPVSVADVTGRRVYGKSIPTQQVPSQSLHGGSGDKAGCKECSGSVELSIGGKGVLSHEKGLIISPTLSNERLSYKVYKESIEFSGEKSQGGFGGSVSGGERSGERSQGGFGGRVSSGDHSGERSQGGSGSGVNAGGVAAVAFGSSLPQGPSFAGAKHTQDTAQHQGGSSGAASDRNAIKTPGTSPGYSYSAPSTAPLPSPVTEGYDNSQPRPSSTRTSSRGRPITSQGQPTGSRSGSGLGTSYSQPAAPSSSTRPSHGSQTSLRPSGGRPSTSRRPVTAAPGSGYSYAKPSVSAKPTPSRGRPTSRRPSSRRPTSSRPSSRRPSTSYPSPAPPTSGYSFPTPSTPFKPFPGEDVSSSSSSEEEPTRTTSSGYSYPTPSTSLTPGGGVTVSGQTPITSRPRVYPTPTPSTGYSHPEPPQSFGTLPPVPSPSGSVETGYRPTISSEESSEEGYSYSTPSRPLTTPRPRPTQPVATRRPRPSRPAATLPPPTTPGYSYEAPSLSFEPVRPFGSSESRETFQGVSDEVGIGATGGYSYQTPANPFLETKQPGFTPARPTPTPGYQTPRPSPTTRPQTPTYETPTRRPTPRPAPIPDSSSSEEGYSYRQPSVIFTVPGSSQSAEHSSSSSSEGGFAGYSYLPPSSDKSFNPFGSLGSGSHESSEGYSATGGSGHFGGSVQPSGGGSIHFGSGGSSHFSFGGSGDSGVSSGYRGSSGSGGQGGSGGSSHFSVGGSGGQSGSSESDEHRGSGSGGSSGFGGSGGQGGSGGSNGYSYSGGSSSFGGSGDGGSSESAEHRGSGGSSGSSHFGVGGSGGYSGSRGSSHFGSGGSGGGSSHFSIGGSGQSGSSGSADSGGSGGSGHVSSGGSRFFGTVGAGSSGSSESDEHGSRGGSSHFGTGGSGGRGGSSGGSSHFTFGGSGDSGSSESTEHRGTGGSSGYSGSNGGGGSRSRGGSGGSSGSSGSGGSGHFSFGGSGSRGGSGGSGGHSGSSESDEHRGSDGSESSGGSSHFSIGGSGGSGGSGGSGDQGGSGGSSGYIYSGGSSQLSFGGSSDSGSSESTEHRGSGGSGHFGGGGSGGSGGLSGSSHFSIGGSGGSGGRGGSGSRGGSRGSSGYSGSGSSGGSGHFSFGGSGHSGSSESDEHRASGGSSHFGGGGSGGSGGRGSSGGLSHFGGGGLGGSGGSGGSSHFSIGGSSGTGGIGGSGGRGGSGGSGGRGGSGGSGAYSYSGGSSDSGSSESTEHRGSGGSGHFGGSGSGGSGGSSHFSIGGSGSSGGGGGAGGLGSGGSVGYSGGSFSIGGSGGSGGSGGRGGSGAGSGGSSGFGGSSGTGGSGHFSIGGSGVSGGSGSRGGSGGSGSGGSSGFGGGSGTGGSGHFSIGGSGGSGGSGSRGGSGGSGSGGSSGFGGSSGTGGSGHFSIGGSGVSGGSGVSGGSGSRGGSGGSGSGGSSGFGGSSGTGGSGHFSIGGSGGRGGSGGSGGGGSSGFGGSSGSGGSGHFGIGGSGGSGGSGGRGGSGDHGRSGGAGGVGNGGSSGYGGSSGSIGRSGGHGGIGGSGGRGGVGGSGGAGSGGSSGFGGSSGSGGSDHFSIGGSGGSGGSGGHGGIGGSGGRGGVGGSGGAGSGGSSGFGGSSGSGGSDHFSIGGSGGIGGSGGRGGVGGSGGRGGSGVSGSSGSGAYSGASGSGGSGHFSIGGSGFGGSGGHSGSSGGGGSGHSGAGGSGGSGGRGGSGGSGGYSGGSGHFGSLGSETRVGTGGSGSSSGGGSRFFGSSGSGDSGSSESAGHGGRGGSGGSGSGVGVGGGYGRGQKVSGSSSRRPLTGGPSLVAKLTGKRHKLERFGPGGRRDFDDTLGPEVCERAGLFRHPDTCDKFYECYWDRWVERFTLHVFDCPIAIVYDSGITACNWPFNGPPCED, from the exons gTGCTAAGGCTGGTGCTGGATCAGAAGGTACACAACGTTAGCCGACGAGCCGTGACGGAGGCGGTGACGGAGGCGGTGACggagcagcaggaagaggaggaagagaccacCACGTTCACGCCGCTACAGGAGGACGatgagag CTTCGGCGTCGACTACAGCGTCCTCGAGTCCGGATCCGAGTACGAGGCGACGGTGCAGCCCCCTGTGGACgaggag GATTACTTAacaaccattaccacaaccaccaccaccaccgaaacaccaaccaccaccactgcaaccaccatccccaactccacctcctccaccacaaccacaactccATCCACCTCCACAAGCTCCTCCGGCTGGACATTCGagcggaagagaggaggaggaagaggaggaaggataagaggcgTTGTGAGGAGGAGGCCGTTGAATCAAGTTACCCcgggagatgagaagaaggatgCTGAGGATGCTGAGGATAAGGGGAGGCTGCTGATGGTGACCTTGGCGCCTAATCCTGAGTATATCGTGAAGGGTTATGACCTCAAGGAGTTGTCGAA aGTGGTGGACTACTTCACACTCCCCACGCACAACCTGACCCTGGGGGAGCAACATGTGACCTTCCACCCCGCGAGACTGATGGGCGTGGCGGACCTACAGAACGCC GACTCCCTGGTGGACCTCGCGGCAGGACTCGGAGTGCCCCTCGACCACCTGATCCTGACCGTCCCCGCCACGGCCATGTCCTTCACCCTGCAGGacgccaccctcaccaccccccGCTCTCCCGCCGCGGACACGCCCACCTACATGTCCTACTCCGAG gcGTGCAAGGTCATGTCCGGAGGGAACTGGACGGTGGAGAGGGACAATGACCTGACCGCGCCCTACGCCTTCGACAACCTGACCTGGGTGGCCTTCGATGACCCCAGCAGCGTCAAGGTCAAg agCAAGTACGCGCTGCTGCGAGGCCTGGCTGGCGTGGCGCTGAGGGACGTGGATCAGGCAGACCACGAGGACACGTGTGGATATGGTCCATACCCGCTCCTCTCCATGATCTACACCACATTCACTGAG CTCGCTCGGTCACCCCGCCGCACGGTGCTCAATAGTCTGGTGGAGGACCTCACCCACTCCCCCTCCGTGCCCTCAGACCTGCGCACGTCCCCCTTCAGGATCGTCCGTGTTGTGGATAGGTCAGGTGACATCACGGCCATCAG GGAGTACTCGTCAAACACTCGCTACCAGTGCTCGCGCCAGGGATACTACCGCGATCCCGACGACTGCTCCAACTTCTACAGGTGTGCCAAATTCAACCAGTATGTGGACGACTTCACGGTGTTCGAGTACGCATGTCCTCGTGGCCTTGTGTTCGACGACCGCTGGGAAGTGTGTGCCTGGCCCTCGGCGGCACCCCCATGCGACGGCTCTTCCGAGATTTTCCCGGTCCCGAAGCAGAAGTTCATCTGTCCGGGCGAGGGTTACTTTACCGACCCTGAAAATTGCCGGTGGTTCTTTGCATGCCTTGACCACTACGGCAACGGCACCTACACGCAGTATGAGTTCCGCTGCCCCTTCGGCCTGGCTTACGACGAGGACAACTATATGTGTAACTGGCCGTGGTTGGTGAATGGATGTGGCCAGAACGGCGTTGGCTACCTGGACCTTGCCCCTGGAGCGGCGCCCGTCAGTGTTGCCGACGTGACTGGACGTCGTGTGTATGGTAAAAGCATACCAACGCAACAGGTGCCATCGCAGAGCCTCCACGGCGGCAGCGGAGACAAGGCAGGCTGCAAGGAGTGTAGCGGATCGGTGGAACTGTCCATTGGAGGCAAGGGTGTGCTCAGCCACGAGAAGGGCCTCATCATCTCCCCGACCCTAAGTAACGAACGCCTTTCTTACAAAGTTTACAAGGAAAGTATCGAGTTCTCAGGCGAAAAATCTCAGGGTGGTTTTGGCGGCAGTGTGAGCGGCGGAGAACGATCAGGTGAGCGTTCTCAAGGCGGCTTTGGAGGAAGGGTGAGTAGCGGAGACCACTCAGGCGAGAGGTCTCAGGGCGGCTCTGGCAGTGGGGTGAACGCTGGTGGAGTTGCAGCGGTGGCCTTTGGGTCGTCCCTCCCGCAAGGCCCTTCGTTCGCTGGAGCCAAGCACACTCAGGACACTGCACAGCACCAAGGAGGGTCCTCAGGAGCCGCGTCTGACCGCAATGCCATCAAGACGCCTGGAACATCTCCTGGGTACTCTTACAGCGCCCCGTCAACCGCCCCGCTGCCATCCCCAGTCACCGAGGGCTATGACAACTCGCAGCCTCGCCCGTCCTCCACACGCACTTCGTCCCGCGGGCGGCCAATCACGTCTCAGGGGCAACCTACAGGTTCCCGCTCGGGCTCCGGATTAGGAACTTCTTACTCACAACCTGCAGCACCTTCTTCTTCTACCCGACCCTCCCACGGCTCACAGACATCACTGCGCCCCTCCGGTGGTAGACCTTCCACTTCCAGAAGGCCAGTCACTGCAGCGCCAGGAAGCGGATACTCCTACGCCAAACCCTCTGTTTCCGCCAAACCCACTCCCTCTCGTGGCCGACCAACCAGCCGCCGCCCATCCAGTCGTAGACCCACAAGCAGCAGACCCTCCAGTCGCCGACCTTCCACCTCCTACCCATCCCCCGCACCACCCACCTCTGGATACTCTTTCCCCACTCCATCAACACCCTTCAAGCCATTCCCTGGTGAAGACGTGTCATCGTCGTCTTCGTCGGAGGAGGAGCCCACAAGAACAACGTCCTCCGGTTACTCCTACCCCACGCCAAGCACCTCTCTTACTCCCGGCGGCGGAGTCACCGTCTCCGGTCAAACGCCCATCACTTCCCGGCCGCGGGTCTACCCCACGCCCACACCCTCGACGGGATACTCCCACCCCGAGCCACCCCAGTCCTTCGGCACCCTCCCGCCCGTTCCTTCGCCTTCTGGGTCCGTTGAAACTGGGTACCGTCCCACCATCAGCAGTGAAGAGTCCAGTGAGGAGGGCTACAGCTACTCCACACCCAGCCGACCACTCACCACCCCTCGCCCCCGACCCACACAACCAGTGGCCACGCGCCGTCCACGACCAAGCCGACCAGCCGCCACCCTGCCACCTCCAACTACCCCCGGGTACTCCTACGAAGCTCCCTCGCTGTCGTTCGAGCCTGTGAGACCTTTTGGGTCATCGGAGAGCAGAGAGACCTTCCAGGGAGTGTCCGATGAAGTAGGCATCGGGGCCACAGGCGGCTACTCTTACCAGACCCCGGCAAACCCCTTCCTCGAAACCAAGCAGCCCGGCTTTACCCCAGCCAGACCCACCCCGACACCTGGCTACCAAACACCCAGACCTTCACCGACAACACGGCCCCAGACACCCACCTATGAGACTCCGACGAGGAGGCCAACGCCCCGACCAGCCCCGATCCCCGACTCCTCGAGCTCTGAGGAGGGCTACTCCTACCGTCAACCGAGCGTGATCTTTACGGTGCCGGGCAGCTCTCAGTCTGCCgagcactcctcttcctcctcctctgagggTGGGTTCGCTGGCTACTCCTACTTGCCGCCGTCATCAGATAAGTCGTTCAATCCCTTCGGCTCGCTGGGCAGTGGATCTCACGAGAGTAGCGAAGGATACAGCGCGACGGGTGGATCAGGGCACTTTGGTGGATCTGTTCAGCCCAGCGGAGGAGGATCGATCCACTTCGGCAGTGGTGGCTCAAGCCATTTCAGCTTTGGTGGATCAGGAGACAGCGGAGTATCAAGTGGATATCGTGGAAGTAGTGGATCAGGAGGTCAAGGAGGAAGCGGTGGATCAAGCCACTTCAGTGTTGGTGGATCAGGAGGCCAGAGCGGCAGCAGTGAGTCAGACGAACACCGCGGCAGTGGCAGCGGTGGATCAAGTGGATTTGGTGGGTCAGGTGGtcaaggtggaagtggaggatcaAATGGATACAGCTACAGCGGTGGATCAAGCAGTTTTGGTGGATCAGGAGACGGCGGAAGCAGTGAATCAGCAGAACACCGCGGCAGTGGTGGATCAAGCGGATCGAGTCATTTCGGTGTCGGTGGATCAGGTGGATACAGTGGAAGCCGTGGATCAAGCCACTTTGGTAGCGGAGGCAGTGGTGGAGGATCAAGCCACTTCAGTATTGGTGGATCAGGTCAGAGCGGCAGCAGTGGATCAGCAGACAGCGGTGGAAGTGGTGGATCAGGCCACGTTAGCAGCGGTGGATCAAGATTCTTCGGCACAGTTGGAGCAGGCAGTAGTGGCAGCAGTGAATCAGACGAACATGGCAGCCGCGGTGGATCAAGCCACTTCGGTACTGGGGGATCAGGTGGCCGAGGTGGAAGCAGCGGTGGATCGAGTCACTTCACTTTTGGCGGATCAGGCGACAGCGGCAGCAGCGAATCGACAGAACACCGCGGCACTGGTGGATCAAGTGGATACAGTGGAAGCAATGGTGGCGGTGGATCACGGAGCCGAGGTGGAAGTGGTGGATCAAGCGGAAGCAGCGGAAGCGGAGGATCAGGCCACTTCAGTTTTGGTGGATCAGGGAGCCGAGGTGGAAGTGGTGGATCAGGAGGCCACAGCGGCAGCAGCGAGTCTGATGAACACCGCGGCAGTGACGGATCAGAAAGCAGCGGTGGATCAAGCCACTTTAGCATTGGTGGATCTGGAGGAAGCGGCGGAAGCGGTGGATCAGGAGATCAAGGTGGAAGCGGCGGCTCAAGTGGATACATTTACAGCGGTGGATCAAGCCAGTTAAGCTTCGGTGGATCAAGTGACAGCGGCAGCAGTGAATCCACGGAACACCGCGGCAGTGGTGGATCAGGCCACTTCGGAGGCGGTGGATCAGGAGGCAGCGGTGGATTAAGTGGATCAAGCCACTTCAGCATCGGTGGATCAGGAGgtagcggaggaagaggaggatcgggAAGCAGAGGTGGAAGTAGGGGATCAAGCGGCTACAGTGGAAGCGGTAGCAGCGGTGGATCAGGCCACTTCAGTTTTGGTGGATCAGGCCACAGCGGCAGCAGCGAGTCAGACGAACACCGCGCCAGTGGTGGATCAAGCCACTTCGGAGGCGGTGGATCAGGAGGCagcggaggaagag GAAGCAGCGGCGGATTAAGCCACTTCGGAGGCGGTGGATTAGGAGGCAGCGGTGGATCAGGCGGATCAAGCCACTTCAGCATTGGCGGATCATCAGGAACAGGTGGAATTGGTGGTTCCGGAGGCCGAGGAGGCAGTGGTGGATCAGGTGGTCGAGGTGGAAGCGGCGGATCAGGCGCATACAGTTACAGCGGTGGATCAAGCGACAGCGGCAGCAGTGAATCAACGGAACACCGCGGCAGTGGTGGATCAGGCCACTTTGGAGGCAGTGGatcaggaggaagtggaggatcgAGTCACTTCAGCATCGGTGGCTCAGgaagcagcggaggaggaggtggagcaggaggattAGGAAGTGGTGGATCAGTAGGATACAGTGGAGGAAGCTTCAGCATTGGTGGatcaggaggaagtggaggatcaGGAGGCCGAGGTGGATCAGGAGCAGGAAGTGGTGGATCAAGCGGATTCGGTGGAAGTAGCGGAACCGGAGGATCAGGTCACTTCAGCATTGGAGGATCAGGAGTAAGTGGAGGATCAGGAAGCCGAGGTGGATCAGGAGGATCAGGAAGTGGTGGATCAAGCGGATTCGGTGGAGGAAGCGGAACCGGAGGATCAGGTCACTTCAGCATTGGAGGatcaggaggaagtggaggatcaGGAAGCCGAGGTGGATCAGGAGGATCAGGAAGTGGTGGATCAAGCGGATTCGGTGGAAGTAGCGGAACCGGAGGATCAGGTCACTTCAGCATTGGAGGATCAGGAGTAAGTGGAGGATCAGGAGTAAGTGGAGGATCAGGAAGCCGAGGTGGATCAGGAGGATCAGGAAGTGGTGGATCAAGCGGATTCGGTGGAAGTAGCGGAACCGGAGGATCAGGTCACTTCAGCATTGGTGGATCAGGAGGCAGAGGTGGATCAGGAGGATCAGGAGGTGGTGGATCAAGCGGATTCGGTGGAAGTAGCGGAAGCGGAGGATCAGGTCACTTCGGCATTGGTGGatcaggaggaagtggaggatcaGGAGGCAGAGGTGGATCAGGAGACCATGGTAgaagtggaggagcaggaggagtaggaaacGGTGGATCAAGTGGATACGGTGGAAGCAGTGGAAGCATTGGTAGATCAGGAGGCCATGGTGGAATCGGTggatcaggaggaagaggtggagtcgGTGGATcaggaggagcaggaagtggTGGATCAAGCGGATTCGGTGGAAGTAGCGGAAGCGGAGGATCAGATCACTTCAGCATTGGTGGatcaggaggaagtggtggatcaGGAGGCCATGGTGGAATCGGTggatcaggaggaagaggtggagtcgGTGGATcaggaggagcaggaagtggTGGATCAAGCGGATTCGGTGGAAGTAGCGGAAGCGGAGGATCAGATCACTTCAGCATTGGTGGATCAGGAGGAATCGGTggatcaggaggaagaggtggagtcgGTGGATCAGGAGGCCGAGGTGGCTCAGGAGTATCAGGAAGTAGTGGATCAGGAGCATACAGTGGAGCCAGTGGGAGCGGTGGATCAGGCCACTTCAGTATCGGTGGATCAGGCTTTGGTGGATCAGGAGGCCATAGCGGGAGCAGCGGTGGAGGTGGATCAGGTCACTCTGGCGCCGGTGGAAGCGGTGGATCAGGAGGACGTGGAGGGAGTGGCGGATCAGGCGGCTACAGCGGAGGATCGGGTCACTTCGGGAGTCTTGGATCAGAAACTCGAGTGGGGACTGGTGGATCAGGGAGCAGCAGCGGCGGTGGATCAAGGTTCTTCGGCTCAAGTGGATCAGGAGACAGTGGAAGCAGTGAATCAGCGGGGCATGGTGGTCGCGGCGGCTCGGGTGGCAGCGGGAGTGGCGTGGGCGTTGGCGGGGGCTACGGGCGTGGTCAGAAGGTGTCGGGGTCAAGCTCCCGGCGACCCCTGACAGGCGGACCTTCACTGGTGGCCAAACTGACGGGGAAGCGACACAAGCTGGAGCGGTTCGGGCCTGGCGGGCGGCGGGACTTCGATGACACGCTCGGCCCGGAGGTGTGTGAGCGCGCGGGTCTCTTCCGGCACCCCGACACATGCGACAAGTTCTATGAGTGTTACTGGGACCGCTGGGTGGAACGCTTTACCCTCCATGTCTTCGATTGTCCCATTGCTATTGTGTATGATTCAGGCATCACCGCATGTAACTGGCCCTTCAATGGTCCACCCTGTGAGGACTAA